One Paenibacillus riograndensis SBR5 DNA segment encodes these proteins:
- a CDS encoding ABC transporter substrate-binding protein has product MRKFSSVLACLLVTGSLLSACSGNNNNNSAKGTEGGEASPAATDKAADNSAATNAPADDIKDRKVTIKIHYPTPDLTEVRAQEDDKIKRFQAEYPNVEIVKDDWQYNVSEIGVKMAANEAPTFFNTYATEAKFLVEKGWVADITGLWNKYEYKDQINPVLQNQFIIDGKVYGITQKGYVTTTMLNKKMLDDKGVAVPPMDWTWEDMLNTAKGAADAKKGISGIAPMGKGNEAGWNWTNFLFEAGGEIQKVDGGKVVATFNSEAGVKALDFYKKLRWEANAIPQDWALGWGDAVGAFQQGRTAMVMAGSDGVIEQALNQGGLKPEDVLTYPMPAAEKGGKHTGVLGGDYLVINPNATPDEQEMAFRYITFDYFSDKGLEALDAILQQRKADGKYFIPPLLDYYAADSDFGKKTKAIYDKYDIVYQYNPDIMGLLDGKPEAQYNTQDYYATMSNVIQELFSKKGTDSKAQLDAAAKTVQEKFFDTIKVE; this is encoded by the coding sequence ATGCGTAAATTTTCCAGCGTCCTAGCCTGTCTCCTGGTGACAGGATCGTTGTTATCCGCGTGCAGCGGCAACAATAACAACAATAGCGCCAAGGGAACAGAGGGGGGAGAAGCATCACCGGCCGCCACGGACAAAGCGGCAGACAACAGTGCAGCCACCAATGCGCCGGCAGATGATATTAAAGACCGCAAGGTCACCATTAAGATCCATTATCCTACACCGGACCTGACGGAAGTGCGGGCGCAGGAAGATGATAAGATCAAGCGTTTCCAGGCAGAGTACCCGAATGTGGAGATTGTCAAAGACGACTGGCAGTACAACGTTAGTGAAATCGGTGTGAAAATGGCTGCCAATGAAGCCCCGACCTTCTTCAATACGTATGCCACGGAAGCGAAATTCCTCGTCGAAAAGGGCTGGGTGGCGGACATCACCGGTCTGTGGAACAAATATGAGTACAAGGACCAGATCAATCCCGTCCTGCAAAACCAGTTCATCATTGACGGCAAGGTGTATGGCATCACCCAAAAAGGTTATGTCACCACAACGATGCTTAATAAAAAAATGCTGGATGACAAAGGTGTAGCTGTTCCGCCCATGGACTGGACCTGGGAGGATATGCTGAACACCGCCAAAGGAGCGGCTGACGCCAAAAAAGGCATCTCCGGTATCGCCCCGATGGGCAAAGGCAATGAAGCGGGCTGGAACTGGACCAACTTCCTGTTCGAAGCCGGCGGGGAGATCCAGAAGGTTGACGGCGGCAAAGTGGTAGCAACCTTTAACTCCGAGGCAGGTGTGAAGGCGCTGGATTTCTATAAGAAGCTGAGATGGGAAGCCAATGCCATTCCTCAGGACTGGGCACTGGGCTGGGGCGACGCTGTAGGCGCGTTCCAGCAAGGACGCACAGCGATGGTCATGGCCGGTTCCGACGGTGTGATCGAGCAAGCCCTGAACCAGGGCGGCTTGAAACCGGAGGATGTGCTCACTTATCCAATGCCCGCTGCGGAAAAGGGCGGCAAGCACACGGGCGTACTCGGCGGCGACTATCTGGTCATCAACCCGAATGCCACCCCGGACGAGCAGGAGATGGCTTTCCGCTATATCACTTTTGACTACTTCTCCGACAAAGGGCTGGAAGCATTGGATGCGATTCTGCAGCAGCGCAAAGCGGACGGCAAATACTTCATCCCGCCGCTTCTGGACTACTATGCCGCCGATTCTGATTTTGGCAAGAAAACCAAAGCTATTTATGACAAGTACGATATTGTCTATCAATACAACCCGGATATTATGGGGCTGCTGGATGGCAAGCCGGAGGCGCAATACAACACACAGGATTACTATGCAACGATGTCCAATGTGATTCAGGAGCTTTTCTCCAAAAAAGGCACGGACTCCAAAGCCCAGCTTGACGCCGCAGCTAAAACCGTACAGGAAAAGTTCTTTGATACGATTAAGGTTGAGTAG